From the genome of Streptomyces sp. NBC_00659, one region includes:
- a CDS encoding helix-turn-helix domain-containing protein, whose protein sequence is MRARMIELSWSGLRVPAIAVELDCSQKTVRCWLHRFNRLGLQGLDDLGGQGRKRRITEQERSQIISLVKTIPPGRLRWEPVGELWAFDESGPPEWTLDSLATAAQAEGIEVGRSQVRRILLAEGVRWRRTRSWMRSKDPDFVPEGQGSSASTPTRPTVRR, encoded by the coding sequence ATGCGGGCCCGGATGATCGAGCTGAGCTGGTCGGGGCTGCGGGTCCCTGCGATCGCCGTGGAGCTGGACTGCAGCCAGAAAACGGTCCGCTGCTGGCTGCACCGCTTCAACCGCCTGGGCCTGCAGGGACTGGATGATCTGGGCGGGCAGGGCCGCAAGCGACGCATCACCGAACAGGAACGATCCCAGATCATCTCCCTGGTCAAGACCATCCCGCCGGGACGACTGCGGTGGGAGCCCGTCGGGGAACTGTGGGCCTTCGATGAGTCAGGACCGCCCGAGTGGACGCTAGATTCCCTGGCCACAGCAGCACAGGCCGAAGGAATCGAGGTGGGCCGCTCACAGGTCAGACGCATCCTGCTCGCCGAGGGCGTGCGCTGGCGCCGTACCCGGTCCTGGATGCGATCGAAGGACCCGGACTTCGTCCCAGAAGGACAAGGATCATCGGCCTCTACACCCACCCGCCCGACGGTGCGACGGTGA
- a CDS encoding transposase — MICADELGPVIPRTFPPAPAWSPNGHRIKAELDYSRGPEKTWVYGGLRPADGQALTMTASSRNSVFYQQFLQQVENANPDGEIWIVTDNLSSHNSLSTRTWLEDHPRIHHAFIPVGACWLNLQEGWWRIFRKAALAGRSFANPDDIAQATTLATNQLNSHAGPWIWGRTAPPTRSLRRRYVYTV, encoded by the coding sequence GTGATCTGCGCCGACGAGCTGGGGCCGGTGATCCCCCGGACCTTCCCGCCCGCACCCGCCTGGTCACCCAACGGGCATCGGATCAAGGCGGAGCTCGACTACAGCCGCGGACCGGAGAAAACCTGGGTCTACGGCGGTCTACGGCCGGCCGACGGCCAGGCCCTGACCATGACAGCGTCCTCCCGCAACAGCGTCTTCTACCAGCAGTTCCTGCAACAGGTCGAAAATGCCAACCCGGACGGGGAGATCTGGATCGTCACCGACAACCTGTCCAGCCACAACAGCCTGTCCACCCGGACCTGGCTCGAGGACCATCCCCGCATCCACCACGCCTTCATCCCCGTCGGCGCGTGCTGGCTCAACCTCCAAGAAGGCTGGTGGCGCATCTTCCGCAAAGCCGCCCTCGCCGGCCGCTCCTTCGCCAACCCCGACGACATCGCCCAAGCCACAACCCTCGCAACCAACCAGCTCAACTCCCATGCCGGCCCATGGATCTGGGGCAGAACAGCACCGCCAACCCGCTCCCTACGACGCCGATACGTGTACACCGTTTGA
- a CDS encoding PhzF family phenazine biosynthesis protein, with translation MTTNAPRPDVLRYTAFSDSPDGGNPAGIVLDATALDDSDMLAVAAELGYSESAFLTPAPEGLEGQEGRTYSVRYFSPKAEVPFCGHATVAAAVALAERIGPGELVFSTRVGVVPVEVAQEGGTIRVTLTSVEPHIEEIADADLTEALAALDWPAADLDPAFPPRIAFAGARHLVLAAATRARLADLAYDFARLEALMHRLDLTTIQLVWRETATVFHVRDPFPVGGVVEDPATGAAAAAFGAYVREFGLVPEDAVLTLHQGEDLGRPGRLTVTLRAGDPRVRVSGAGTRIS, from the coding sequence ATGACGACGAATGCGCCGCGGCCCGATGTACTGCGATACACCGCCTTTTCCGACAGCCCGGACGGCGGAAATCCCGCCGGCATCGTTCTGGACGCCACCGCCCTCGACGACAGCGACATGCTGGCCGTCGCCGCCGAACTCGGATACTCGGAGTCCGCGTTCCTGACCCCGGCCCCGGAGGGACTCGAAGGCCAGGAGGGACGCACCTACAGCGTCCGCTACTTCAGCCCGAAGGCGGAGGTACCGTTCTGCGGGCATGCCACCGTCGCGGCGGCCGTGGCGCTGGCCGAGCGAATCGGGCCCGGGGAGCTGGTGTTCTCGACGCGCGTCGGCGTCGTGCCGGTGGAGGTGGCCCAGGAGGGCGGGACGATCCGGGTCACGCTCACCAGCGTGGAGCCGCACATCGAGGAGATCGCCGACGCCGACCTCACGGAGGCGCTCGCCGCGCTCGACTGGCCGGCCGCCGACCTCGACCCGGCCTTCCCGCCCCGCATCGCGTTCGCGGGTGCCCGCCACCTCGTACTCGCGGCGGCGACGCGCGCTCGCCTCGCCGATCTCGCGTACGACTTCGCGCGCCTCGAAGCCCTCATGCACCGCCTGGACCTGACGACCATCCAGCTGGTCTGGCGAGAGACGGCCACCGTCTTCCACGTCCGCGATCCCTTCCCCGTCGGCGGGGTCGTCGAGGACCCCGCGACCGGCGCCGCGGCCGCCGCGTTCGGTGCGTACGTCCGTGAGTTCGGCCTCGTCCCCGAGGACGCCGTGCTCACCCTGCACCAGGGCGAGGACTTGGGCCGCCCCGGCCGGCTCACCGTGACGCTGCGCGCGGGCGACCCCCGCGTCCGCGTCAGCGGCGCGGGAACGCGCATCAGCTAG
- the pntB gene encoding Re/Si-specific NAD(P)(+) transhydrogenase subunit beta: MTTTTASHAADLVAALLFILSLAGLSQHRTSRAGVVYGIAGMALALVATVVLAAQSINAGAVTLIVVAMVLGAAIGIWRARQVEMTEMPELIAVLHSFVGLAAVLVGWNSYLEVEAHGAAQRHVTADLLEIHHAEVFIGIFIGAVTFTGSIVAFLKLSGRAKSRPLVLPGKNALNVAALVAFVALTVWFTISPGLGLMIAVTVLALVLGWHLVASIGGGDMPVVVSMLNSYSGWAAAAAGFLLDNNLLIVTGALVGSSGAYLSYIMCKAMNRSFISVIAGGFGIEAPTGGDEEQGEHREIQAREVAELLTQARSVVITPGYGMAVAQAQHPVAELTRQLRERGVEVRFGVHPVAGRLPGHMNVLLAEAKVPYDIVLEMDEINDDLADTSVVLVIGANDTVNPAAEDDPTSPIAGMPVLRVWEAEQVVVFKRSMASGYAGVQNPLFFRENSSMLFGDAKQSVEDILRALPSDPRAQASSEAALAR, translated from the coding sequence CATCCTCAGCCTGGCGGGACTGTCCCAGCACCGCACCTCCCGTGCCGGTGTCGTGTACGGCATCGCCGGCATGGCCCTCGCCCTGGTCGCCACCGTCGTGCTCGCGGCACAGAGCATCAACGCGGGCGCGGTCACGCTGATCGTCGTCGCGATGGTGCTCGGCGCGGCGATCGGCATCTGGCGGGCGCGACAGGTCGAGATGACCGAGATGCCCGAACTCATCGCCGTGCTGCACAGCTTCGTCGGCCTCGCCGCGGTGCTGGTCGGGTGGAACAGCTACCTGGAGGTCGAGGCGCACGGCGCCGCGCAGAGGCATGTCACGGCCGATCTGCTGGAGATCCACCACGCCGAGGTGTTCATCGGCATCTTCATCGGCGCGGTCACCTTCACCGGCTCGATCGTCGCCTTCCTCAAGCTGTCGGGGCGCGCCAAGTCCCGTCCGCTGGTCCTGCCGGGCAAGAACGCGCTCAACGTCGCGGCGCTGGTGGCGTTCGTGGCGCTGACGGTCTGGTTCACGATCAGCCCCGGCCTCGGTCTGATGATCGCCGTGACCGTGCTCGCGCTCGTCCTCGGCTGGCATCTCGTGGCCTCGATCGGCGGCGGCGACATGCCCGTCGTCGTCTCGATGCTCAACAGCTACTCCGGCTGGGCCGCGGCGGCGGCGGGATTCCTGCTCGACAACAACCTGCTGATCGTCACGGGCGCGCTGGTCGGATCCTCGGGCGCCTACCTGTCGTACATCATGTGCAAGGCGATGAACCGGTCCTTCATCTCGGTCATCGCGGGCGGCTTCGGCATCGAGGCTCCCACCGGCGGGGACGAGGAACAGGGCGAGCACCGGGAGATCCAGGCCCGGGAGGTGGCCGAGCTTCTGACCCAGGCCCGGTCCGTCGTCATCACCCCCGGCTACGGCATGGCCGTGGCCCAGGCGCAGCACCCGGTCGCCGAGCTCACGCGTCAGCTGCGCGAGCGCGGCGTGGAGGTCCGCTTCGGCGTCCACCCCGTGGCCGGCCGTCTGCCCGGGCACATGAACGTGCTGCTGGCCGAGGCCAAGGTGCCGTACGACATCGTCCTGGAGATGGACGAGATCAACGACGACCTCGCCGACACTTCCGTCGTCCTGGTCATCGGCGCCAACGACACCGTCAACCCGGCCGCGGAGGATGACCCCACCAGCCCGATCGCGGGCATGCCGGTCCTGCGGGTGTGGGAGGCGGAGCAGGTCGTCGTCTTCAAGCGCTCCATGGCGTCCGGCTACGCGGGCGTGCAGAACCCGCTGTTCTTCCGCGAGAACAGCAGCATGCTCTTCGGTGATGCCAAGCAGAGCGTCGAGGACATCCTTCGCGCTCTCCCGTCCGACCCGCGCGCCCAGGCGTCGAGCGAAGCCGCTCTCGCCCGCTGA